One genomic window of Poecilia reticulata strain Guanapo unplaced genomic scaffold, Guppy_female_1.0+MT scaffold_341, whole genome shotgun sequence includes the following:
- the LOC103460922 gene encoding uncharacterized protein LOC103460922 produces MAHRKKRKMSESSSVSEEATCSFIEDSSQLSGTDLVAPSVASMKSDSSKDEGIFFRLGETPRSELSGTDLPTPSVASMKSDSSKDEGIFFGPGKTQRSQLSGTGLPAPSIVSMKSDSSKDEGIFFRLGETEREQSYCYICEEILKDSVQFGCRHWACSRCAESALDQSASTLKEICPKCEKKPKKAHDEDQVLRVKKNLQKIMHKKFSFTSEGNGDQQSSLKDIYTILYITIGENKELSEEHEFRHLKGSRQTQPSLDSSVKLTDIFKPLSDQDKPNRTVVTKGVAGIGKSYSVQKFILDWAEEEANKDVDFVFCLTFRELNLVTRQKSLNDLLVEFRMLD; encoded by the exons atggctcacaggaagaaaaggaaaatgtcagAGTCTTCTTCAGTTTCTGAAGAAGCAACATGCTCCTTCATTGAGGACAG TTCACAGTTGAGTGGGACTGACCTCGTTGCTCCCAGTGTTGCGTCTATGAAGAGTGATAGTTCGAAGGATGAGGGAATTTTCTTTAGACTTGGAGAGACTCCAAG GTCAGAGTTAAGTGGGACTGACCTTCCTACTCCGAGTGTTGCGTCTATGAAGAGTGATAGCTCCAAGGATGAGGGAATTTTCTTTGGACCTGGAAAGACACAAAG GTCACAGTTGAGCGGGACTGGCCTTCCTGCTCCAAGCATTGTGTCTATGAAGAGTGATAGTTCGAAGGATGAGGGAATTTTCTTTAGACTTGGAGAGACTGAAAG GGAACAAAGCTACTGTTACATATGTGAAGAGATTTTAAAGGATTCAGTCCAGTTTGGTTGTAGACACTGGGCATGCAGTCGTTGTGCAGAGTCGGCACTGGACCAATCAGCTTCAACACTGAAAGAGATTTGTCCAAAGTGTGAAAAGAAACCCAAGAAAGCACACG ATGAAGACCAAGTTTTAAGGGTGAAGAAGAACCTTCAAAAAATCATGCATAAGAAATTTTCTTTCACCTCAGAAGGTAATGGTGATCAACAAAGTTCACTGAAAGACATCTACACAATTCTCTACATCACCATTGGTGAGAATAAAGAACTTTCTGAAGAACATGAGTTTAGACACCTAAAAGGCAGTCGTCAAACGCAGCCATCATTGGATTCCTCAGTGAAACTCACTGATATCTTTAAACCTTTGTCGGACCAAGATAAACCCAACAGAACAGTCGTAACTAAGGGAGTTGCAGGCATTGGAAAATCATATTCTGTTCAGAAGTTCATCCTTGACTGGGCTGAGGAGGAAGCAAACAAagatgttgattttgttttctgtcttactTTCCGAGAGTTGAATCTGGTTACAAGACAGAAAAGCCTCAATGATCTGCTGGTAGA ATTCAGGATGTTAGACTGA